In the genome of Besnoitia besnoiti strain Bb-Ger1 chromosome Unknown contig00019, whole genome shotgun sequence, the window TGGGTCCGCAGGTCGATGTGAGCCACTGGCAGGTTGCCAGAGGACACTTGAGCTTCAGCTATTCTGTTTGCCTGACGACAATTTGTAGAACAATGTATCTGTTTCACAATGGAGATCTCCACGCATGTCCGCCCGGAGTAGCCTGTAGTAAATTCCTTGTAGCAGGTCCGCAATGCATGGCAGCCGTAGGCCGTCGCTCTTTCCGTACCAGTGTAGCAGTAGCATTGTGGAACCTTTACCTGCCATACGGTGCAGAGGGTGCCGTGAATGTCACACATTGTTGTTGTCCGTGCCCGGCAGCGAACTGCTGGACCGCACGCTCGTCACGTAAAAAAAAAAGTATACGGTGCAGCGCTACGGCGCGTGACACAACTATTTTGAAAGCTACACAGCGGACCTGTGAACCAGTCGGTGACGTTTGCCAGGCTAGGGGTGAAAATCCCGCGTGCTCAGCTTCATGCTGGCACTGCATTCTTTACAGGCGATGTCTCCTCGATGGTCCACTTGTTAGACCACTGTAGACCGGGTCACCACTTGGTTTTTCTCATGCACACGAACCACATAgttgcgcgcgctgcgcgttgTATGGTTGCAAACAGCCGCTCCTAGACTACCTCACATGCGCGCACGCAAGACGACATATAACCTGGAGTTTCGCCGTTGGCCGGTCTTGCCGCAGGTTGCCCTATTTGATGTACGCTAGTCACCAGGTTCACACGATCAGGTCTGCAAAATGCTAAACCTGCTACCGTCCCTACCATACCTTTCACAACCATCTCAGCATCCATGACACAAAAGTTATGCCGCaacgaagcagaaaaaaccaGTTAATAATACAACGTGCAGAAGGGCTTCCCCCCTGCCATCGTTACGCCTCAAGACGGGACCCAGCTGAAGGCGCAGGGCAACGACGCTGCGTACAGATACCCACCACGGCGACCTGGGCAGTGTAAGCGAACAAGCGGGAGACGAATCGTCCACTTTCCCCAAAACGCACGTGACACGCGGAAGGGGGGACACACGAACTTCTGATGACGTCGCGTGAAGACGGACACACGAAGACTGCAGACAGACGAGAAAGCACATACTTTTTGGTATGTGCCGCACTCCACGTTAGGAAATCACATCTGCCTGGAGACCTGTTGTTTGAGGCCCCGCATCTACCCTTGTAAGACCAAGAACACGCATCGGCTCGCGACCACAGACCGGCACGCTACTCGCCTTTGCCGCAGCAACTCAGGACAGAACGGATGGAGTAGACAGTGGAGAAAAGTCCCAGGATGGCGCAAGCCAGTGAAGTGCAGGACTCGATGACAAGCCATTTGCCCCCACCCATAATTGCATACACCTTGTACTTGTCCCAAATATCCTCTGACGGAGCCTTGGAGTATTGGGGCACGCCGGAAATCCCAATTTCGTCCACAACGCTACGATACGTGGCTGCAGTTACAATGCAGCTGATCATGGCGAAGACCACCACACACGCGAACGCCGCAGCTACCAGAATATTGCAGATCTTCGGCGACAGGCAGCAGTGAGTGATATTCAACATGATGACGACGCCCGCCGCAATAATGAACCAGATCACGCCCATGCTGACAGTGTAACCTTGGCCGCCACCGCCGATAAGGAAGATGCCACCACATACGATGATCAAGGTGACACAGGGGACGTACCTGAAAGACACAATAGTCGACAAAACGTTCGCATGAATTTTCAACTCCGTTGCACGCGGAGTCTGAAGCGAGAGCGATGTAGATCTTCGGGCTTCACCAGCAGAAGACGAGTTTCAGAATGTGAAGCAACGCTCAACGTGGACCCAACGGATACTTTCTAAAACGCGGCTCCCTATCCCCTGCCACCCGTACCGTGACGTAGGCCGCCACTGAAACAGAACGAACCCTATGCATGTACGAATTCGAGAAGATCCTCTGCTCCACGTGCCACGAAGCATACCCTACCGATGACTAAATGACAAACATCGCCTTTTATCGCGAACATGCGCTACCTGATGTGGCGGAGAAAACAAATGCCCCAGCTTGATCGCGGCAATACGCGTTACATCTACTTACAGTTGGGCCTCAGGGATGGGGGTGTCGTTGCTCATGCCGTTCGCACGGCCGAACGAAGCGAGggtcgcgagcgcgagaacCGAAGCAGCCAGGATGTATCCGCTGTTGGTTCGAGCGAAGAACGTGTCACCAGCCGACCACGAGCTAGCGCCTTCGAACGCAAGCTCAGAGTGCTTTACGTACGAAATGTACGGCTGCAGATATGCTCCCGCAGTGGCAGCACTCACGACGCAGTAAATGCTCTCCGCGATATTGATTATGCACAAAGGGCACAAGAAACACGGACTGACAAAGAGACCTAAGGCCACCACGGCAGCGATCAGCACGGCAAGTGCGACATGGACTACACCCATCCACGTGAAGACACGGTACGCGTTGCTGGTGAGAGAAGCCGCCTCCAAAATGTCACGGATGTTGCTGTCGTAGCCAACGATGACCATGATAACGCCCGTCACGAGCTGCAAGCTCAACGCTATGCACCACGTGCCCACCGCTGGGCTTTCGTAGCCGAATCGCTTCGAACAAAGCCCCATGGTGAATGAGACGAAACGACTAGCAACTTGACGGAAAAATACGCAGTGTGACTCTTCGAAACGATGATTCAGACACCTGATTCACAAGCCGCCCCCTCAACCGCAGTGTGATGTGACCTGGAACTGGAGAATGGGGTCCCCGAGCTGCACGCCTGAATTTTGGCTTGACGCGAGGAGTTGCCGCAGGGTCGCCTGTAAACTAACAGAAGAGTTTGCACGACGACCACAAAACAGCCGTTTCAGTCCAGCACACGCACGAAGTCAACCTTCAATCACCCTCAACCCGGATAATAGAAGTGGCTGATTTTTGCCCACGTGCATGGATGTAGCCCGTTTGTACCACAGTTACAAGCGACGTCTACGCAACTACGTCGAATcactgcagcgcgcgcatcGCTCACGAAGCTGCCGGCCATagccctctctctgctccacATAGGGGCTAGTGTAGCCCCGCCACCGATTTCAAGATTATTATCCCCCGCcaggcgccagcgcgcgctcCCGATGACGCCACATCGCCTAGTATTCGGGGAGAGCTTCGCCACGCGTCGGTGTCTGAGGCATACCTGCGAGCGCGATAAAGCCAGTTAGATAGCGGAACGATGAAGACTGAGTGAGTGAGCCGTTAGCCCTTAACGGCAGAGCAAGAACAGTCGCTGGCAAAGAATGCTTCATTGCGCCCAGCGCCCTTCGATATATTGCGTGTCGTGTTGCTCGCTCATGCGGACGGGGCGTTTTGAGTGGTTTTTTTCGCCAAGCATGCCCGTGGATATCGTGCTTGACTAGAACGAACAGAGCAACCGTGGCTAACACAAAACGGATCGGGAGGTGTTTGGTTACACATCTGGGAGCACCCTGAGGCGCCCTGTCTGACGCTCTGCGACGCCACTTCTTTGCGCGTTGCTAATTTGGAATTCGTGGCGCGCAAAAAAAAACCCAGTGGGCGAGCCACCCGCAGGTGGTatcctctttcttctgtgtCCCTAGACCCTTTCATATATCTCAGCCCCTTTTTGTCTCTGTTCTTACATGGAGCACTCATAGTTTCTGCGCTGTTTCGCTCTGTCTTTTCTGTCTAGTACTCCGTGGTTCCAAACTCCGCAACACGCCTGCTGTCTGGCGCGATATCatccgcgcagccgcccgtGTGTCTAATTCTTTGACAAGGGCGTTTTTCCCGTTCAAAGGGGAAGTAGAGGCGCAAGCTCGTTATACTCCGTGGGAACTGAGCTTCAGTGGTAGGAGTGACCTGGTGGACTGAGGTATCATCGTCGCGTGGATTTGTCGACGCTGACTGTGTGAAAACGGAAGCTTCAGAGCTGGAGCGCTTCAGGTTCTGTCTTGCTGTGGTAATCTCTGTGCGTTTGATTCTTTAAGAGTGTTTCAGGCGCGTCTTTGAAAACTTTTGAAGCTGTTTTCCCGCGATTCGGGGCTGCCCTGCCAGCTGCGCAGCACTGTGCACAGCGGCGGGATAGCGAAACCTCCGCGATTTTTCTCCGGCGTTCTTCACGGTGTAGACCCAGTTTCGCAGGCGCGTTTTGGGTTGAGTTTCTCTCGTGCTTGTTCCACCTCGGAAGCACCCGTGGTTTGTTGGTTCCGTGGCTGCCTGCCGTGCACTGGCGCGCCCCCAGCATCTGAACCTTGCTTCTGAAAGcacgtcgcgccgcctctggtCACCGCACAGCACGCGCAcgagcgcgtgcgtctcgcttGCCACATTCCTTGCTCGTTTCCTGAGTTTTTCTCAGAAATTCGCCGGTTCGTTTCTGGCGCAATGGCAGCGACCGCCTTGGCGAGAGAGACTCAGCCACGGTCAGCGCTCCAAGTCTCTGCACAGGTGGGGACTTCAGTAGGAGAGATGGCGCCAGTCCTCGGTGACGACCGGAGGGCTGGTCTTgagggagcggcggagacgcagtcAGATGCGGTTCTGGAAGCGCGAGACTCGCGAGCGGACGGCGCGATTGACGCGACGTCTTCCCAAAATGGAAAGCCCAACGAAGATACGGAAGAAAGCACCGAGGCGTCGTCAGGGGTCACgggggaagcggaggagTCCGGCGAACCGGAACCAAGCGCTGCGGCCGAAAATGATGAAGCAAGCGACGAACGACCTCCCGCGATATCTGAGAAAGAAAATTTGAGCGAGGAGGCTCCACAgggcgaagctgcagcgGATGCTGATGCGGAGCCAGGGGAGCTTTCCCCGGAGGCACAAGACGCCGCTTCTGTAACCGAGAAGCGCGAAGACGCACCCGTCGACGACTCCAAGGAGTGCTCGCCAAGTGCTAGAACCCCCCCTGCGAACACGGAGGTGCCTTCGGACACGCAGGGCGACTTGAGGGCCGCAATGCAGCGAGACTCAGCCAGCGCAGTGGATGCACGCGATCAGGAGAAATCCGCCTCCACTGACGTGAAAAGAGACGCTGCGACGATCCAAACGAACGAGCCGAAACCCGAGGATGTGGCGGCTGCGACAGGaccctccgcggcggaagccgaAGAACAGGCTACTCGGGCCGAGGAGCCCCAGCCGAGCCCGACGGCAGCCCTTCCAGCGGATGCCGCTACTAAGCAAGAACCGAGCGACGACCAGCCTCAGACTGCGACGCGgtcaggaggcgcagaagaagtgGCTGCTCTCGCTGGTGCGCCCGGCGCTCAAAGTCGAAAATccgcgaaggaggacgcCAAGGGTGATGCTGACATGccggcgtctggcgcgcccgcgtctgcagagacaggaaaagagaaagagTCTCCACAGTCAACGCCCGGTggcgagccgccggcgagcgccaacggcgagaggggggagaagaagctgaggaagaagaagaaggagaggaagacggtCTTTGAGAGCGTGCCGGAGCCTTCGAAGGCCCACACGGGCGctcgggctgcggcgcttgcgcGCAAGGAATCGCAGACGGTCTTCgagtccgcgcccgcggaaaAAAGTGCAGCGCACTTCCGAGCGTGTgagaaggcgccggagaggcagcagctgcgaacTGTTTTCGAGGCACAGAAGGCTGAGAAGAGCTCCGCCCACGTTCGGTACGGAGATAAAGCTCCTGATCGAACGGAGGGTCCGACTGTGTTtgaggcgcagcggacggcgaagagTACCGCAGACTTCAGAGCCGGCGAAAAGATCTCAGACCGCAAGGAGGGTCAGACTGTCTTCGAATCTCAGCGCTCTACAAAGAGCATCGCCGACTTTAGAGCGGACGAAAAGCTCTCCGACCGCAAGGAAGGCCGCACCGTCTACGAAGCTCAGCGATCGACGAAAAGCGTTGCGGACTTCCGGGCTGGGGAGAAGCTCTCAGACCGCAAGGAGGGTCAGACTGTGTTTGAATCTCAGCGCTCGACAAAGAGCATCGCCGACTTTAGAGCGGACGAAAAGCTCTCCGACCGCAAGGAAGGCCGCACCGTCTATGAAGCTCAGCGATCGGCGAAGAGCTCGGCAGACTTCAGAGCGGACGAAAAACTCTCTGACCGCAAGGAGGGACGCACGGTGTACGAGAGCGAGCCTCAAGCGTGGCCGGCGAATGTACGATACGGAAGTAagtcgcgcagcggccgtgGCAGCCACGAAGCCTCACACGCAGAGCTTCCACTAGTTTCGACATACAGATGATGAAGCCACACCACCGCGAACCCCGTTTGCTTTCTTcgtgggcggcgccctcAGCAGGCTCACGTGCGCCGTTTCCAGGCGTGTCTCCTGTGAGGCGTTTGTCCTGTGAGACCTACGAGCCCGTCGCCCATTCCTGCTAATGCTTTCTAATGCGGGCTGGgagagctgcgcgacgaggcgtaactcgcgagaggcagcgTAAAATAGCCTGTGTACGTATCGCAGCTCCTTTCGCTCCTGTTGCCCAGCGAAGGAGTGGAAAGCAGGTTTGTCGGCTCTTTGGGGTGCCCGGCGTCCGCACAGTGCATATGGCGGTATCAGGCGTAAAGAgatgccgcagaggcgctttCTGCACCTCTTTGTGGGCTGTGCTTGTTCGCAGTGGATGTAAAGAAGCAAGAGAGTTTCGTGGGCGCCAAAACGGTGTTCGAGAGCCAGCCCCTCCAGTCTCGTGCCAGTGTCAAATACGACACCAAGCTGGGTAAGAGCGCGGCAGAGGGGGTGTGGATGCTTTCATCAGGTTCTAAAACCGCAGCATACTGCTTGAATGGCCGCGAGCGGATTGCATGCGTGTGGCCCGGTGTCGGCTCCATTCAGCAATGGATGCCTCTGTCCCCACGACAGGTGTTTTTTGGCGGGCGAGtgcaggcctgcggcgcaagCACCAGCCATGAgctgcgcgtttttttttaGGTTCCGCGGGTTTCatggcgcgaggcgctgcttaGGCCCCTTCGCTGGACGCGGTTCTGGGGGCGAGACTTGCGGGCAGGTCAGGGTCGTCACCACGACTCCATCGGAACTTGTTGACTCTCTGCGTTTGCTGCCCTGCAGAGCCTGTGAGCAAGGGACCGACTGTGTTTGAGAGCCAGCCCGctgagacgagggcgacgacgtcGTGGAGAGATCGCAAGGTCGatcctgccgcggcgccgactgTGTTCGAAAACCAGCCCAAGGTGAGTCCGCACACACAGGTGTGACTGGCGGATGCACCATTAAATGCGTGTCCTGGACTGCAACGCAGTGAAGCCTTTTAGCTTGCAGCGCGAGTGCCGAAGGTCTCTAGGGGCCACCGGCCGGGGCTGCGCAGCGTTCCTGGTGgggggacgacgacgacgacgacgtaAAGGGCTGTAGTTTACGCTGCCGCGGAGCAAGAGGTACCGATTTTCGTGATTCGTGCGTCATCTGGAGAGGCACATATCTGCTGTCGCTGGTTTCCAGTTTTTCTCCACGTCTTTttgcgcgtgtgtcttcGCAGATTATCCGCGTCGACGCGTCAGCCAACCGTCCACTGACgtcgagcagcagcgagtATGAAACTGACAcggacgaggacgaggacgaagaataaagtttttttttctcgtccAGCCGGAGGTCGCGACACGGATCATGCGGAGCGGGGAACTCGCACGCGAAGATTCAAGAAGAGCAAgtgtgtttttctttccGGCTGTGGTACACTCTCCCCGAATTCGGGACACTGTCGATGCACATCCGTCTTTTACACGGGAGCTATCATTCTGCGGATATGATCATCATTGGACAGATGACTGAATATGTATCCAACCAGTGTTTATGCTGCGCCCGACGGAGCAGATTCACGTGATTGGCTTCTTTTCGGCCGGGGCCGCCTCGTGGGAGACGCGGACAGCGCGAGGGGACTCGacttctcttttctgtcaGTTGTTGGTTCTGTTTTGTCGCAATGTGGGGGACGTCAGTCTGTTCGTGCGGCCACGTGGGGCCCCCGAACCCGCGAATTTCATGGCCGCGGGTTTCTTGCCACGAATGTGGCTCTATTCAATTGCTGACCGCCTGCTTGTGCGAGCACTTGCCCAGCACATCGGTTAGCACACCCGTGCAGCGGAGAAATCTTCCGTCTCGCTAGAAAAAACAGAGCCAGGCCCATGAGAGTCTTCACGCACACAGTCGCTCGAGCGGGCTGCGCGTTCGCTCGGTCGCATGAGCCGCAGGTGACACATTCGGAAATTGTGCTCCAGACGTGGACATGTCGGCAATAGTGGCTCCGTAGCACTGTGTTTCTGGGTGTTAAGCCATTGACGCGGGCAGCGGACACGCTTTTGCCCCTCGAGAGCACGAGAATGGAAACAATACGTTGACGttgcgaggccgcagcagaccTCCGGAGGTACCGCTGAGATGCTAATGTTCAAACAGACAACACGCCTGACGCGTTTCTGTGACGATGATTGAAATGGAAGGGGAAAAAACTCTGGTATCCTGGTCGTCCGCAGCAGCCTGATGCAGCTCTGCACAATCGCCGATAATTTTTCCGCTGTAAGAGGGTAGCATAGAACTGCCATGTAGCCTACCGCACGACGCCCACAAAAGAAGTGCATATCTTCATATGTCGAGCTCCGGAGAGGAGTGTGTGGCTGTTAGTGCGAGTCGTTCCCCTCAAACACTGCCTGGCTGGCGCGCTTGCACCATAATGCAAGCGATGCTCCCTCCCTCTGGTCCGGGAGAACTCGTTGATCCCGATCTCGGCCGGAGGGCATCCGCGTCAGGGTTTTACGATTTCAGCAGTGCTCCTGTGGCTGTGCCGAATGAGTTGACTGATTGTACCGTCTACGACCCCTGTAGGGCTGGCGTCAACAAGACGCTGAGCTGGGGTATCGCATATGTGGCGGCTTGAATGAGAAAGGCGCTCGATCTTAGCTTTCAGGGGCCCTAGTCTTAGCTCTAGAAACCTACAAATTCATTAGTTCTCACGCGCGGCAATGGCCTTTTGACATGTGGTCATCAGCCCGTTGCTTTCCGTTATGAGAAGGGGGAGTCGCAGCGACGACGGTTTCTGTCAGGATGGTCGAGTGGTCTAAGACGCTACGTTCAGGTCGTAGTCCGCGAGGGCGTGGGTTCGAATCCCACTTCTGACAGCTTTGCTTTGATGTGTGTCCTATTACTTTTGCTAATAGTCATCGGTGATTCCGCACGCTAACGAACGATGGAAGTCGTATTTTACTTTATATTGATTTTAAAGAAAACTCGGATGAGAGCGGTGCCACGTCTCCGAATTTCATGAAGAGGTCGCATATGCGTGGGTTTAGTCTCCTATCGCCGGGAGTCGCTCTGCTCTTCAGGCAGTGAACGATGATGCTGCAGTCGGTCTGAGTCGAAACAACAAGTGCGTCTTTTGAGGCGCATACGCTTCATCGTCACCGGCCCGACGATTCACTTAGAGCCGCACGACACGAGAAGTGCGAAACAGCGGGTGTCCGTATCGACCCGCAGATGATAACCGACTGTGATTTCCAGGTTGTGCTACGCGTGCCGCAGCACTACAATCAATTATTTATCTTTGTTGTTTATCTGGTGTACGTCTCTCGACAGTGGGATAGAAGCGctacgaagaagaaaagcgtGTGTCAGAAGTGGGATTCGAACCCACGCCCTCGCGGACTACGACCTGAACGTAGCGTCTTAGACCACTCGACCATCCTGACGGGAGCCGTGCTCTGTGATCTTCTGGTGAATTGTGGGTGAACGAGACAGCGACCATTCAGAACATGCTCCGCTGTTGACCACCCGGAGAAGACGATCGCTATTGGCAATGTGTGCCGAAGTTTGTGCTGCACATAGCTGACGTCAGAACACCGCGTTGTGATGCTTGTTTTACGGCGAAAACCGTCAGACTGCTGAAATATACACTATCACTAGACTGCACCAACACGTACTCAGTGAAAACTGCTTCACTACGCGGCTTCACTTCCTTCGCGCGTGCAGTACCTCCGAACGCGTAGAACCGTCACGCAAACTATTTGTGCTTCTGCGCAGCCTTGCAAGTAGTCATGCCGAGTGGGCATTAGTTCAGATCTATCTGGAAAACCCGCATTAGCAGGGTACAGACAAAAACTTGCTTGAGAGTGATACACGGACTTTACGGAAATAATGATCTATAGAGGATTTCACGCAACCTTGTCATCTGTCTCTTTCCGTTCTACCCTCCCTCCCGCCTGGCGCATGCGACGGCGGGCGACCCGCGAACAGATTGTGGAAAGAATGAGCAGTGACAGCCACGTGGACAAACCACATACAGACGGGGAATACGCCCAAACTAACAAGCAACAAAAAGGGGGAATATGACCAAACTTGACAAATGCGAGCTGGGAGTCCTCATTCCTGGACTCCAGTAAAAAGAAGCCTTGTCACATTGGATTCTGCCTTTCTCCATCGGTATACACAGCCCTAGCGCGCTTCA includes:
- a CDS encoding uncharacterized protein (encoded by transcript BESB_033200), whose translation is MGLCSKRFGYESPAVGTWCIALSLQLVTGVIMVIVGYDSNIRDILEAASLTSNAYRVFTWMGVVHVALAVLIAAVVALGLFVSPCFLCPLCIINIAESIYCVVSAATAGAYLQPYISYVKHSELAFEGASSWSAGDTFFARTNSGYILAASVLALATLASFGRANGMSNDTPIPEAQLYVPCVTLIIVCGGIFLIGGGGQGYTVSMGVIWFIIAAGVVIMLNITHCCLSPKICNILVAAAFACVVVFAMISCIVTAATYRSVVDEIGISGVPQYSKAPSEDIWDKYKVYAIMGGGKWLVIESCTSLACAILGLFSTVYSIRSVLSCCGKGE
- a CDS encoding uncharacterized protein (encoded by transcript BESB_033210): MAATALARETQPRSALQVSAQVGTSVGEMAPVLGDDRRAGLEGAAETQSDAVLEARDSRADGAIDATSSQNGKPNEDTEESTEASSGVTGEAEESGEPEPSAAAENDEASDERPPAISEKENLSEEAPQGEAAADADAEPGELSPEAQDAASVTEKREDAPVDDSKECSPSARTPPANTEVPSDTQGDLRAAMQRDSASAVDARDQEKSASTDVKRDAATIQTNEPKPEDVAAATGPSAAEAEEQATRAEEPQPSPTAALPADAATKQEPSDDQPQTATRSGGAEEVAALAGAPGAQSRKSAKEDAKGDADMPASGAPASAETGKEKESPQSTPGGEPPASANGERGEKKLRKKKKERKTVFESVPEPSKAHTGARAAALARKESQTVFESAPAEKSAAHFRACEKAPERQQLRTVFEAQKAEKSSAHVRYGDKAPDRTEGPTVFEAQRTAKSTADFRAGEKISDRKEGQTVFESQRSTKSIADFRADEKLSDRKEGRTVYEAQRSTKSVADFRAGEKLSDRKEGQTVFESQRSTKSIADFRADEKLSDRKEGRTVYEAQRSAKSSADFRADEKLSDRKEGRTVYESEPQAWPANVRYGMDVKKQESFVGAKTVFESQPLQSRASVKYDTKLEPVSKGPTVFESQPAETRATTSWRDRKVDPAAAPTVFENQPKIIRVDASANRPLTSSSSEYETDTDEDEDEE